Genomic window (Salvelinus fontinalis isolate EN_2023a chromosome 3, ASM2944872v1, whole genome shotgun sequence):
actgcatctaaGTGCTAGAGGCGTAACTGCAGACCCTGGATCGATTCCgggctgtattacaaccggccatgatcgggagtcccataggccggcgcacaattggcccagcatcatccgggttaggggaggtcagggtaggccgtcatttgtaaataagaatttgttcttagcgtacttgcctagttaaataaatacaaaaatagtaTAGTAAcggaatagtagaatacacaaagtgcaatttggttgtgcatcagcagtttctcttgtTATGAGAGtcagtcaattagcccatgtcagctaaaaaaCATGTCCGATTGCTAAGTGTATTTtgcagccagctatctaaacttgttatCATAGTCGAATTACCATCGGGGGAaaccccattgattttgttagtctcactcagatataatattaaaaactgcaaacatttccctccatcctatggcaaaatgtgtataattacaggaaattagctgttTGTGTACGCAGAATTGCGAGCAACTGCGGCCCATCATGATGAGTCCTGATTtgtgtggcccccacccccatcaaagttgcccatctctGGTCTAAACCATTAGCTCTAAGTCTGACCTGGCGCCAGCTGCTGTGAAGTCTCCCCACAGGTCTGCAGTGGGCTGGGCAGCAGGGACCGGGCCTCCAAAATctaaaagagagactggggggggTGGGATAAAAACAAAAGTCGATTTAGAATGCAGGTAGGTTATCCATGTTAACATGTGCTTGAGCAGTGGTAATGGAACATTGGGTCATTAAGCCCTATAGCCGAATGAGGTTACCTGTGTTAGACTGCGTAGGTGGAGGTGATTGCTGGCCTCCAGGAGGGGCTACAAGGACTGCACCCTTAGCCATTGGTGGAGGAAGGAGAAGGCCACTACCCATGGGCCTAGACTTGGCACCTGGATCCTTCTTCTTTATGTTCTAAGACAAAGAAAACCCCTATCCCTTCTTAGCATGTCCGTATCACCTTTTCTTCATCCCATTTGTGTTTCTCCTCATTCCACCATCTATGCTCACCCCAATGCTGATCTTGATAGTCTGGCCGTCCTTAAAGCCTAAGTCCAGTTTGGGTGCTGTGCTCTGAGACGCTTCCTCTTTCGCCAGCTCACCTTCCTGTTTTACCCACCTGTAGAAAAAGGGGCAGATAGATTTGTTAGATTGTACTTAATGTTCCAAAGTAAAAATGGATGTTGATGCCCAAACCAAAGAGAGGATAGACATGAGGTTGACTCACTTGAAGTGGTCTTGAAGAGCTACATTGAAGTCAAAGGAGTCCCCACGATCAGCAAACCCCAGGCCGATAAATGCATGACGTCCTTTAAAAACAGAAGTGCATGAGAAGACAGATGTACTAGCTAGAATACTGTATCGCAATTAAGCTTTCAAACTACAATGGATTTTTtgcccaaaatatattttttcagtatatCAATTTGCATGGTGACGTATTTCTGCTGCTGTCTTTCTGATTGTGATGGCATCTTACCATTGCCGTCCTCTATCCGAACCACAAAGTATCTGCTGGAATCTGTGACTGCCTCCACCACACATCCAGGATACTGCTCCACTGGGGCTTGGGCAAACAACTCTCCTAAGAAATACAGAATCCAGTTAGACTAAAAGCTGGAAatcatgatatatatatatatatacacatttgaagtcggaagtttacatacactttggttggattcattaaaactcgttttacaacactccacaaatttcttgttaacaaactatagttttggcaagtcagttaggacatctactctatgcatgacaagtaatttttccaccaATTGTGCACAGAGataatttcactgtatcacaattccagtgggtcagaagtttacatacaataagttgactgcctttaaacagcttggaaaattccagaaaatgtcatggctttagaagcttctgttacgCTAATTGACATAaattgagtcaactggaggtgtacctgtggatgtatttcaaggcctaccttcaaactcagtgcctatttgcttgacatcatggggaaatcaaaataaagcagcaaagactttagaaaaaaattgtagacctccacaagtctggttcatccttgggagcaatttccaaacgcctgaaggtaccacgttcatctgtcaaacaatagtacgcaagtataaacaccatgggaccacgcagccgtcatactgctcaggaaggagacgtattctgtctcctagagatgaatgtactttggtgcgaaaagtgcaaatcaattccagaacagcagcaaaggactttgtgaagatgctggaggaaacaggtacaaaagtatctatattcacagtcaaacgagtcttatatcgacataacctgaatggacgctcagcatggaagaagccactgctccaaaaccaccataaaaaagccagactatggtttgcaactgcacatggagacaaatattgtactttttggagaaatgtcctctggtctgatgaaacaaaaatagaactgtttggccctaatgaccatcgctatgtttggaggaaaaagggggatgcttacaagccgaagaaaaccatcccaaccgtgaagcacagaggTGGCaacatgttgttggggtgctttgctgcaggagggactggtgcacttcacaaaatagatggcatcataatgCAGGAAagttatatggatatattgaagcaacatctcaaaacatcagtccagaagctaaagcttggtcgcaaatgggtcttccaaatagacaatgacccaaagtatacttccaaagttgtggcaaaaaggcaacaaaatcaaggtattggagtggccatcataaagccctaacctcaatcctatagaacatttgtgggcagaactgaaagtgtgtgtgagcaaggaggcctacaaacctgactctgttacaccagctctgtcaggaggaatgggccaaaattcacacaacttattgtgggaagcttgaggaacgttacccaaaacgtttgacccaagttaaacaatttaaaggcaatgctaccaaatactaattgattatgtaaacttctgacccactgggaatgtgatgaaagaaataaaagctgaaataaatcactatttttctgacaattcacattctttaaatgaagttgtgatcctaactgagctgtgaaactgagtttaaatgtatttggctaaggtgtatgtaaacttccgacttcaactgtatgcatgtATATATGAAACAGACAAGGTGACAGACATGAGCGCAACAGCTGTATTGACAGATGTAGCCATGACAGTCTGATAGCTAGTATTTACCTTACCTGAGTTTTTGTCCTCTAGCTTGATATAGGCAAGCTTTCCTATAGAGATAATTTTCATCCTGCCAGTCCATGCTGGCTCATCCAGCTTCCAGTCAGCAGCTCTGCAAAAACAAAGTAAAGCACCATTCCTGCATGTCATGACTCTGCTTTGCTACAGAGCTTTTGGGCTTTCTAAAACCCATCACACTGTAATGCAATAATTGCAATCTCAAACCATGCAACATATTGGGAGTCTTAGGCTACATAAAGAACATCAGTAGCTTGCCCTTTCTAAAGAGCATGGGATGCAGGGATCGACATGAAGGTCAAGTCAGGAGTATCTTTTGGTTTCTCGACAATTATGATCACTTGGACGAAAATGTTAAGTACCTTTTTCACCTACACAGGGGAGGAACCaaaaagcagtggtgtaaagtactacttaagtagtttgagggtatctgtactttactattactatttttgacaacttttacttcactacattcccaaagaaaataatgtactttttacgccatacatttccctgacaccaaaaagtactcattacattttgaatgcttagcaggacagaaattgtataattcacacacttatcaagacaacatccctggtcatccctactgcctctgatctggcggactcacgaaACACATGCTGCGTTTGTAAATGGATGTCAGAGTTGGATCATGCCCCTGGCAATACGTAAATAAGTAAACTAAAATGTGGCCGCCTGGTTTGCTTAACATAAGGaaattgaaatgatttatacttgtacttttgatacttaaatatattttagcaattacatttacttttgatacttagtatatttacaaccaaatacttttagccctttactcaagtagtattttactgggtgacttacttttacttgagtcattttctatgactccatctttacttttactcaagtatgacaattgggtactttttccaaaaCTGACAAAATGACTAACATTTTGGAATTCTTTGTATATTGGTTGTTATCAGGAGAAGAGAAATCTAAAATCACCTGCCCAATGGAGTAACCACAAAGCAGGCTGAACTTGAGGTAATTTGCCCTGGGAAATAGGGCAACTCCTTAACCTAATTAACTTTACCTGCTACATTAATTATACTAACCTGATATGAAAAAGTCGTAGCTGTATCGAAGTGGCATGCTTAAGGAACCTCAAACAAATCTGCTCTCAAATAAATGTGACAGGAAATGTTAGCGTTAGCACGGGACATTCTACAGAGGCTCAAACATGCAGTCAGTCATGGTTGGTAAGTGGTTGGTACAGTCATGCAACATTAAAGAGGAAGGTGGGAAAGTGTTTCTTGTGAAAAGCAATTTGTTCTTATGTAAGATATGTAATACCATTATAGCTAGATCTATATTCTCTAGAGTACACAGTCAACTTTTATTAATTTCAATGTTGAGAGTTTCACCCAACTGTCCATTAAATTGTCCCAACTGTAAACCCCCAAAATGtttcaaatcttatttgtcacatgcgccgaatacaacaggtgtagacctcactgaaatacttacaaacccttaacagcttctacccccaatccataagacGGCTGAACATTTtctcaaatggccacccggattATTTACATTGGCACCCCCCTGTTTTTACacagctgctactcgctgtttatctatgcatagtcactttacaaattacctcgactaacctgtacccctgcctATTGACTcggtactacctgtatatagcctctattaTTATGTACTTTTCTTGttacaaatctaactgcctgtagctcaggacatgaagcaaggatatgcatctTCTTGATattatttgaaaggaaacactgaagtttttggaaatgtgaaatgaatgtaggagaataacacagatctggtaaaagataatacaaagataaaaaaaattgtaccGTCTTTGAAATTCAATAGAAATAACATTGTATTATTCCATCCCAGGTATACACATGTATTATTCCatcccaggtgcaatttagattttggccactagattgcagcagtgtatgtgcaaagttttttagacggatccaatgaaccattgcatatctgttcaaaattggtttttaaatacatttaagttcataattgtgcactcctctaacaatagcatggtattctttcaccgtaatagctactgtaaattggacaatgcagttagcTTAAAATCTTGTTAATCTTTCTGCCCTAAGTCCTGGGATGTTTTAGTTACCTCACGCTAATCACATTAGcatacgttagctcaaccatcccgcagGGGCGGGGACACTGATCCCATAgaggttaaggagccttttggttcgagacatggcgctccggtaccgcttgccgtgtggtagcagagagaacagtatgatgggtgactggagtctgacaatttttggggccttcctttgacaccaccttgtatataggtcctggatgtcaggaagcttggccccactgatgtattgggccgtacgcactaccctctgtagcgccttatggttggatgccgagcagttgccataccaagcggtgatgcaaccggttaggatgctctcgatggtgcagctgtagaacttgagGATCCAGGGATCCGtgccaaattttttcagtctcctgaggaggaaaagCTGTTGTCCTGccgtcttcacaactgtcttgttgtttgaaccatgatagcaCCACTTCAGCCCtttcaatgttaatgggggcctgttcggccctccttttcctatagtccattaTCAGCTCCTTttcgtcttgctcacattgagggagatgttgtcctggcaccacactgccaggtctccaacctcctgtgttgcctacctttaccacccgggggcggcccgtcagtaactccaggatccagttgtagggggaggtgtttagtccctgggtcctttgcttagtaatgagctttgtgggcaatatggtgttgaacactgagctgtagtcaattaacagcattctcacataagtgctccttttgtccaggtgggaaagggcagtgtggagtgtgat
Coding sequences:
- the LOC129849065 gene encoding adaptin ear-binding coat-associated protein 2-like — encoded protein: MALADDGSYESVICVKPEVHVYKIPPRATNRGYRAADWKLDEPAWTGRMKIISIGKLAYIKLEDKNSGELFAQAPVEQYPGCVVEAVTDSSRYFVVRIEDGNGRHAFIGLGFADRGDSFDFNVALQDHFKWVKQEGELAKEEASQSTAPKLDLGFKDGQTIKISIGNIKKKDPGAKSRPMGSGLLLPPPMAKGAVLVAPPGGQQSPPPTQSNTVSLLDFGGPVPAAQPTADLWGDFTAAGASSSQDTAKGWVQF